In Paralichthys olivaceus isolate ysfri-2021 chromosome 13, ASM2471397v2, whole genome shotgun sequence, the following are encoded in one genomic region:
- the LOC109633167 gene encoding meprin A subunit beta-like isoform X5, producing the protein MRWEIPVPYVLDESLDLNAKGVVLQAFDQIRLKTCIDFKPWEDEPNYIVVVKDDGCWSYVGNQRQGNQSLSIEEWCDHLAIVEHEFLHALGFWHEQSRYDRDEYITIVWENVEEGKEHNFLKHSENYTTTFGTMYDYASVMHYGKDAFSNGNGSTIITNQLEYQDLIGQRLEMSSNDVRKLQQLYNCTSAVTFLMSCSFEDERVCDVSLCAAGNTSWERVSSTNAGPFSDHTSLSAQGGNQTISSHENGTTTSQNGGGSFMHCSTSYGKEGDGAKMQSRRMNPKRQLQCLQFFYFRSGSDKDQLNLWIREYNRDAEETTYLMGQITGPPTSHWQLHHIPLNATRPFQVEFEVRKGAGNSSGGFSVDDVNLFEAKCPHHVWHIPNFDHFLINSSIGTSLLSPRFLTRQGYGLQLLLYLYPDHFGVFFRLVSTDYNEQLQWPCARRQMTVSLLDQSHHVQQRMSKQISITTNSERTFSGENGETFQYWDNPRKVGHLINETNGESYYAGPNLGYRTFLSFDAFWSGNFIKGGSVFILLNFDDLSNLQLNGPDLPEPQKWSNVSLMTLMQTDDKGGCLNQLMENSTTILIPSYVSSSAVSLPTGTMMTASLVLMAGSLHLTP; encoded by the exons ATGAGATGGGAGATACCGGTCCCATATGTGCTGGATGAGAGCCTCG ACTTGAATGCCAAAGGGGTTGTTCTACAGGCTTTTGACCAAATACGGCTGAAAACATGCATCGACTTCAAACCCTGGGAAGACGAACCAAACTACATCGTGGTCGTCAAAGACGATGG ATGTTGGTCATATGTCGGGAATCAACGTCAAGGAAACCAAAGTCTCTCTATTGAAGAATGGTGTGATCACCTCGCAATTGTGGAGCATGAGTTTCTTCATGCATTGGGCTTCTGGCATGAACAGTCAAGATATGACAGAGATGAGTACATCACCATAGTCTGGGAAAACGTAGAAGAAG GAAAGGAACACAATTTCTTGAAACATAGTGAAAATTATACAACCACATTTGGAACGATGTATGATTACGCATCTGTGATGCACTATGGAAAAGATGCCTTCTCGAATGGCAATGGGTCCACAATCATCACTAATCAACTGGAGTACCAAGACTTAATTGGTCAGCGTCTAGAAATGAGCTCTAATGATGTACGGAAACTCCAACAGCTTTATAACTGCA CCTCTGCCGTCACCTTTCTGATGTCATGCAGCTTTGAGGAcgagagagtgtgtgatgtgAGTCTTTGTGCTGCAGGAAACACCAGCTgggagagagtcagcagcacAAACGCTGGGCCGTTCTCCGACCACACCAGCCTGAGTGCACAGGGAG GCAACCAAACAATCTCTTCTCATGAAAATGGCACAACAACAAGTCAAAATG GTGGAGGCTCCTTCATGCACTGCAGCACGTCTTATGGAAAAGAGGGGGATGGTGCCAAAATGCAGAGCAGGAGAATGAATCCAAAGAGGCAACTTCAGTGTCtccagtttttctattttcGCAGTGGCAGTGACAAAGACCAGCTCAACCTCTGGATCAGAGAGTATAACAGGGATGCTGAGGAAACCACCTATTTAATGGGACAGATCACAG GTCCACCAACATCCCACTGGCAGCTCCATCACATTCCTCTCAATGCCACCAGGCCCTTCCAGGTGGAGTTTGAGGTTCGAAAAGGAGCAGGAAACTCCTCTGGGGGATTTTCAGTCGATGACGTCAACCTGTTTGAAGCTAAGTGTCCACATCACGTCTGGCACATTCCCAATTTTGACCACTTTCTGATAAACAGCAGCATCGGTACAAGCTTACTGAGCCCACGTTTCCTAACCAGACAGGGCTAtggcctgcagctcctgctgtACCTCTACCCCGACCACTTCGGTGTTTTCTTTCGGCTGGTGTCCACAGATTACAACGAGCAGCTCCAGTGGCCATGTGCGAGGAGACAGATGACTGTCTCATTGCTGGACCAGAGTCACCATGTCCAGCAGCGGATGTCAAAGCAAATAAGCATCACAACCAATTCAGAGAGAACGTTCAGTGGAG AAAATGGTGAGACATTTCAATACTGGGATAACCCCAGGAAGGTGGGGCATCTCATCAATGAAACCAATGGAGAGTCGTACTATGCTGGTCCGAACCTCGGCTATAGGACTTTCCTGTCTTTCGATGCATTTTGGTCAGGGAACTTTATAAAAGGAGGCAGTGTCTTCATTCTCCTCAACTTTGATG ATTTATCAAATCTACAGCTGAATGGCCCAGATCTCCCTGAGCCTCAGAAATGGTCAAACGTGAGCCTCATGACCCTGATGCAGACAGATGATAAGGGAGGCTGCCTAAACCAACT GATGGAAAACAGTACAACAATTCTCATTCCTTCGTATGTGTCATCCTCTGCAGTCAG TCTTCCCACAGGAACCATGATGACAGCCTCACTGGTCCTGATGGCAGGAAGCCTCCACTTGACACCCTGA